From a single Paenibacillus sp. FSL R5-0345 genomic region:
- the scfB gene encoding thioether cross-link-forming SCIFF peptide maturase yields the protein MIHQYKLNGYNIVLDTYSGSVHVVDDLAYEIIADYEKTSAEKIVATLLDKYKDDSSISESDIRETIADIEELKNDGQLFTKDEYENLSLDLKKRKTYVKALCLNVAHTCNLSCDYCFASQGKYNGDRAIMSYEVGQKAIDYLLENSGHHRNLDIDFFGGEPLLAWKVVKQIVAYARSKEQEYKKKFRFTFTTNGMLLNDEVTEFLNQEMYNVVLSLDGRKEVHDRLRQTVNGKGSYDHIVPKFKEFVRKRGDQEYYVRGTYTRNNVDFTNDIFHIADLGFDKISMEPVICDPKEPYALTEEDLPEIYNQYEILAKEMIGRGEQGKGFTFYHYMLDLSEGPCIQKRITGCGSGTEYLAVTPWGELFPCHQFVGDEEYSMGNLWDGITQPELQCQFQESNCYSKPECKDCWAKLYCSGGCPANALHATGSLVGTYDFSCDVFRKRVECSMMVKVDESIRAMEGQSS from the coding sequence ATGATTCATCAATATAAACTAAACGGATACAATATCGTGCTCGATACCTATAGTGGCTCGGTGCATGTTGTTGATGACCTAGCATATGAAATTATAGCGGATTATGAGAAAACTTCTGCCGAAAAAATCGTGGCAACGCTGTTGGATAAATATAAAGATGATTCCAGCATTTCTGAGAGCGACATTCGAGAAACCATCGCGGATATCGAGGAACTTAAAAATGATGGACAGCTCTTTACAAAAGATGAGTATGAGAACCTCTCGCTCGATTTAAAAAAACGGAAAACTTATGTTAAGGCACTCTGCCTCAATGTTGCGCATACCTGTAATTTGTCATGCGATTATTGCTTCGCTAGCCAAGGGAAATACAACGGAGATCGAGCAATCATGAGCTATGAGGTTGGACAAAAAGCTATCGATTACCTGCTTGAAAATTCGGGTCATCATCGAAACCTGGACATCGACTTTTTCGGCGGGGAACCGCTTTTGGCCTGGAAAGTGGTTAAACAGATCGTAGCTTATGCAAGAAGCAAAGAACAAGAATACAAAAAGAAGTTCCGCTTCACCTTCACGACGAACGGAATGCTGCTGAACGATGAGGTCACCGAGTTTTTAAATCAGGAAATGTACAATGTCGTATTAAGCCTGGATGGAAGAAAAGAGGTTCATGACCGACTTCGCCAAACGGTTAACGGAAAAGGCAGCTACGATCATATTGTTCCGAAGTTCAAGGAATTCGTTCGTAAGCGCGGGGACCAAGAGTACTATGTTCGAGGAACTTACACTCGTAACAATGTCGATTTCACCAACGATATATTTCATATCGCAGACCTTGGTTTTGACAAGATCTCTATGGAACCAGTCATCTGTGATCCAAAGGAGCCCTATGCACTTACCGAGGAGGACCTGCCGGAGATATACAACCAGTACGAAATTCTCGCCAAGGAAATGATCGGTCGCGGTGAACAAGGCAAGGGGTTTACCTTTTATCACTACATGCTTGACCTCTCAGAAGGGCCTTGCATCCAGAAGAGAATTACTGGCTGTGGTTCAGGAACCGAATATCTTGCCGTCACCCCTTGGGGAGAGCTTTTTCCTTGTCACCAGTTCGTCGGGGATGAAGAATACAGCATGGGAAACCTCTGGGATGGGATCACACAACCTGAGCTGCAATGTCAATTCCAAGAGAGCAACTGCTACTCGAAGCCGGAATGCAAGGACTGCTGGGCTAAACTCTACTGCAGCGGTGGTTGTCCTGCCAATGCACTGCACGCGACGGGTTCCCTCGTCGGAACCTATGACTTCAGCTGTGACGTCTTCCGCAAAAGAGTCGAATGTTCCATGATGGTAAAGGTTGATGAATCTATTAGAGCGATGGAAGGGCAATCTAGCTAG
- a CDS encoding SF0329 family protein codes for MSWSKLKQQLESFLCPALYGRVEYRASSYRYLPDKSGNCYISVDKKNVLNMNDRTSSIRWYQTEQEIKNDSDLQIPINHEDIEAVRKDSKGIIPEDRLIVIARSRKISEVAKELLSAQTSLSKSNFIVIATKYLSISIEESLESDDILLNILALVDRRVGKKRILNMSEKMKLKHPIVQYFYELRRSIL; via the coding sequence ATGTCCTGGAGCAAATTGAAGCAACAACTGGAGAGTTTTCTCTGTCCTGCGTTATACGGCAGGGTTGAATATCGCGCAAGTAGTTACCGTTATTTACCTGATAAATCAGGGAATTGTTATATTTCGGTAGATAAAAAGAACGTACTTAATATGAATGATAGAACTAGCTCAATTAGATGGTATCAGACGGAGCAGGAGATTAAGAATGATTCAGATCTTCAAATTCCTATCAACCATGAAGACATTGAAGCGGTTAGAAAAGATAGTAAGGGGATCATCCCGGAGGATCGGCTAATAGTCATTGCAAGAAGCAGAAAAATATCAGAAGTTGCAAAGGAGCTTTTGTCAGCACAGACATCATTAAGTAAATCGAACTTTATTGTTATAGCTACTAAGTATTTATCTATTTCCATAGAGGAGAGCTTAGAAAGCGACGATATCTTATTGAATATTCTAGCTTTAGTGGACAGACGAGTTGGGAAAAAGCGAATTTTAAACATGAGCGAGAAGATGAAGTTAAAGCATCCAATTGTGCAATATTTTTATGAACTAAGGCGTAGTATATTATAA
- the scfA gene encoding six-cysteine ranthipeptide SCIFF, translating into MKRIVTLSTRKLMDTAKHGGCGACQTSCQSACKTSCGVANQKCENAMNR; encoded by the coding sequence GTGAAAAGAATCGTAACACTGAGCACCCGCAAACTGATGGATACCGCAAAACACGGCGGATGCGGCGCATGCCAGACATCTTGCCAATCCGCTTGTAAAACTTCCTGCGGCGTTGCAAACCAGAAGTGTGAAAATGCAATGAACAGATAG